The Diorhabda carinulata isolate Delta chromosome 12, icDioCari1.1, whole genome shotgun sequence DNA window ATGAAAATctctcataaaaaaaaacaacgcaTGTTTGAAAGTCTTATCTGGAAAACGCTTCATGATAAACTATATTGTTAACGACTCTGGAATTGTTGTATAaattatcattcaaaatttatgcaaattattTGATTCAATGAAGATTAGAGATTGGCTTATTCGATTGTCAATCTACCCAATATAATTTGTACGTAGAAACAATGAAGTTGCAAGGAACAATGTTACTTTCagattaaatatcaaaaatatctttcGTCAGCTACGTGATCTCACAAAAGTTAAGTAAAATGCATCGCAGTATATGTAAAATGTTACTGACTTCATTGAAATTATCCCCAAACCTGCAATGCATCTAAGACATTTTAGGGATGAAACTTCATTCCAAAGCGCTGAAGATTATTTTTGGTAAATATCACATGCCCtgattttctttttaccattgTATTGTTTGACTTTAGATTAACAAGTTTACTGACTCGGTTGAAGTAGTCTGAGTGTTGGAGCGAACCAGcactgtatatttttgtttaaatacgtTCAACATAAATACTTGTATCCCACATTATGAATGTTTGAAGCAAACCGCGCACATAGAGAACTActagtccagtcaaattagaTCAAGTGTGAAGCTACTTAGATTTCCAACAAGCTGAAAAtgagtaaaattgtttaaaataaaatgtggtTCCCCATCATTCCCGTGTAAGGAAAAAACGTATCattactttttttcctacgagccaccagttctgagatataacgattaaaaagtaataatcgTTATAATTTGCATAAGTACGCCACGTATACATCTGTAGAGTTAAtgtatgttaaaatatttttctattggtCATTGTAACTTGCACTTAAAATATACATAGTTATAACTTATAGCAGGTAAAATGAAACCCAGAAACCTTGAGACATCATGCATGTTGAAATGCTAAAAGTAAAAgttcaattggcttgaattcctCCTACCCCTCAGTTGCTGCTCATCATCAATTCGGTTATATTATCAAGTTCAAGTTTGGTTATCAGCTAAACCCTACAGATTGAGGTTGGAAGTTGGTCAACAATACATTAGAACCTGTTCAAACTAGATATGGTTGCAAAAAAGTCGGACACTTTGTCCAGGTCGGTCGAGCTATTATATTGAATCACCAACAGTGGAGGATCAGTTGACGCAACGCTGTCGTCTTCTCAATTTTTgctaatttcaattatttatcaatagttGGAAAAAACGCGCAAAGTACATTATCTCATATGTGGCGTTGAAACGTGTGCATATTATGATGATTACAagtttttgaatcattatatttcAGAACCTTTgatcttcaataaaaaattttctatatacgACAATGATAAAGAACttcctaattttatttttaattatattttgaataatttcactGGGggtgggaatttatgtaacttcgaatgtctaaattgaccggactatacaATGAATATTTGGCGAAAGAAAATTACCATAAGTTTTATTAGCTAAGCACTTCATTGTGCATAACTCACTTGTTTACTGTACTCAACCGTAATGCGAAAGATTTTGAGCATTAGTTAATATTTCAGCTACTAAAGGACTTTTTACTCGATTAAACTAAGCGTTGTGAGATTTCATTCAATTAGAGAAGACGTAGGTATGATGGTTACCTGATAAATGGAAGTATtcaataagaatttgaaatggTTAATATGTTATCATGATCAAGGAAATCTATAACAGAATATACAATTACAACCCCTAATTGCAATATATCACAATATGTTTATAACTCAGATTAATTGTTTAATtgttatttggtttattttttcaagatagaaTTATATACATTGAAATTCTCTTCATTAGAAAATACAACAGATTGGTTGAATTTACgaagaatttttttgtgatgAATTTAATAGCAACTTTGAATTGAccgttttattaaaatttgtttaattctCATCTTTTCATTCCaccaaagaaaagaaaataaataaaaaaactaagtgAAAACTGCAAGAATGgtattattaattcaaaataagcatttacaacaaaaaatcaaagaaaaacaaaacaatgtaCATTTTATTTAAGAACAAATTTTACCATTAAATTAAGATAACAACGGAGTTTTAAAAATgcagtaataataataataataataataaaattgagcGCCGTGTTGCACCGAGGTCATTCTGAGACTTCCGTTTCTCAAGGTGCCCATCCAAGGACGTCTacgaacaatagaaaaaatatagtggCTCTAAAGAAGACACTTGAAAACAACATATACAACACTTGTCGGATGGGCATCGAGAGACGAATGGTCCGAAGTAACTGGGTGCCGCAGGGTTCTCCTCTCAGGGCTGGTTACTGGGATGAGATCGCTTAGCCCTTAAGACATTGCGAACCAATCGCCTCCGGTCTCAAAACACAACaatgatataatttaataaaaaataagaaaaatcagtataaaaaaaaacttgggGTATTGCTATCGAGATAAAACCACGAGAATAGGACAATTTTATTAACGTCAacatcgataaaaaaattgacatgtATTAATTTAATCACctacattatttaatattaaaaatattcacttagCTTATTCCAACAGTCTTTGAATGCGAGAGAATTGAAGCACATTGGTTGTTTTGTTTCAAGTCCACGTATATTATGTTGacattatttggaaaagagCCTAAGCACTGAAACCATTAATCTACATCAAAGTAAACGTAGTTTCGGTCCCCGACTAGAATTTATGAGGGGGCATGCCTTATATAGCGTGTGGGCCTCATGTGGCAAATGGGGGGCATGCCGATTGAGGGATTTCCCCGCAACTTCCTCATGAGCACCTcacggaaaaaattataaatattgaagtgAGGTATGCCGTATGAGTTTCCCATAAGGATATTATAGGGTAAACCTAACACATATATGGTATTTTAAAGAGATGGGCAATCCCCTCGTCTACCCCATGAGGGCTCGATttgacaaatatcaaatatactatttttggtaaaattaaacTTGTCACAATTGTTactttactactactactactactactaattgTTAATAGTACAATTGTtcatgaattgtaataattgttaatcGTTGTCTTATCGGATTTACCTTACGAAATTGCAATATTTTAGAACGTATTGCATAAAGTATATCGTTTATGTACATCGTATTGCGCATGCTCAGGTACACATAGTGTACATAGTACATAtagacaaatatatattttcataagcAGTTACAAATTTACATTAATCTTTACCAgtgtaaataatttcagtttgattattgttgaaaattattatttattgaagtaaatattgacataacatcatgaataattattttagacaACGCGAGCTTAGGCGTTTGAGAGCAGAAAGATTCAGGCGAATTCGACAAGAATTACTGTCAGCAAATTCCAACCAAGAAAATTTGATGCCTTCTGGCAATGAAGACGTTTTAGAAAACATTGAGAATCAATTACCAGATATTAATGAGTCATTCAACAATACAGCAAGTGATAATAGTTTGAATTCCAATCTAGAAGATCATAGTGCTTCCAATTCAAATGCTGAAGTGGAATTGGAATTAGTGCAAAATTATGAGCAAGAAGCAATAAGTGATGAAATATCAGCTGTGGTAGAAGAAGAGATGAATGAAGAAAGTCATGATAGAGATGATGTTAATCATGAAGAATTTGAcgatttgttattatttcatgaTGTTAGCTCAGACGATGAACTAGAAAACGAGACTCATGATGCAATAGATGAAGAAGTAGATGATACTGATCAATCGGTTTATGATGTAGAAGACATTCGCAAGTGGGCTTTAATGAATCCGCCTATACCTCATAGTCGTTTAGAATCATTATTAGCTATTTTAAGAAGAAGATCTTATCCTACTCTACCAAGATGTGCAAAAACTTTCTTGTATACTACgtcagaaaattataatattgaagtttttgataatattggCAAGTTTGTATACTTTGGCATAGAGAAAACTATAAGAATTCAATTAAACCCAAGTATTCATGAGCTAAATAACATAGAACTGATTTTCAATGTTGATGGTTTACCTTTGTTTAAGTCCAGTAAAAAACAGCTATGGCCAATACTCTGTAAAATCCATCATGATCCAAACATTTACAAACCATTTCCTGTTGCTGTATATTGTGGAGATCAGAAGCCACAAAGTGTTCAGagatatttagataaatttatagaagaaCTCAATAGTTTAATGCAAACAGGAATTATTATAGATAATCGCAAATTCATTGTATCTGTAAAAGCATTTATTTGTGATACTCCTGCTCGCTCTTTTTTAAAGTGCATCGTAGGTCATGGTGGATACTGGGCGTGTGAAAGATGCTTAATAAAAGGTCAACAATACATGAATAGAAGAATTTATCCAATATGTGGGGAATTAAGAACAAATGAGTCTTTCAGGAATCAATCTACTCCAGGTCATCATCAAGGTGTATCACCTCTACTTCGTATATACCCGGAAATTGATTTAGTCAAGCAATTTCCATTAGATTCCATGCATCTGCTTTTCCttggaataatgaaaaaattgttgggATGTTGGATAGACGGTGACGTCAGAGAACTTAAACTTAGTAGCAGGTTTAAGTCACTATTGACTGATATGTTATCGAAAATAAAAGTGCCTAATGAATTCCAGAGGGCTACGAGATCTTTAAcagaatttcataaattcaaagccaccgaatttcaatttttattgctaTATGCAGGGCcagtcatttttaaaaaagttttaaaagatgAAGTATTTAAACATTTCATGTTATTACATGTAGCATGCagaattctattttctaaacaGTTAGCTATGGTGCAATGGCCATCCGCAAAACATTTTCTAACATTATTTGTCACTATAGCACCAGCTATATATAAACCTGAATTTGTTATAGGAAATGTTCATAATCTTTATCATTTAGCCGATGATGTAGCATATTTTAATTGTCCTCTATATGAAATATCTTCGTATCCATTTGAAAATGCTCtaggtaaaatgaaaaaacttattagaaaTGGCAATAATCCTCTTTCACAGTTGTGTCGGagattcaatgaaattttttacgttTGGAATGAACCAACAGGTATACCTCCGAATGTTGTTATAAAAAGACAACTGAAACCAGATTCATCAGGTCGAACTACCATAAAACAGCTTGAATTTAAAGGAGTGTTACTAACTACAAAAGAGCCAAATAACACCATATTACtgacaaatcaaaaaattttacaaataaatgatatatacaTTCCTCCACGTGGTGATATAAGTACTATTGAAATGTGTGGTAAAATCCTAAGAAAAAGAAAACCTCTTTTTACATATCCATGTAATGCTAAATTTCTACAAATGTTTAATGTCTCTGCAAATAATGAGAATATTGTGACGTGTAAAATTATAGATGTggataaaaaaatggtttgtcTAAATTTAAGTGAtgaacataaagaaaaaatatatgtgatACCACTACTTCATatgtaaaagtgaaaaataagaatGTTTTATATGGTACAATCTGCCGTTTGTATTGACGGCTTTAAACTTTAAGTCTCATAATCTTATACAAACATCTATTCTACGAAGAgtattgtttatgtttatattttcaagtggATGGTAATCAGTATAGAAATCTTTTCTACGCGTCAACAGTAAGAATCAGTTTAATTTCTGAATCGTGTTCAGTCGTTCGTGTATACTCTTAACCATATAATTATTGTAGGTTAATAAAtagtgatataattaaaatagttgaTATATTCTCGAAAAATAATCACCATGAGTACTGATAATAGTACATCAAATGATGATGTATCAGAAGTGGTTGCAGATTATAAGTATAGACTAGTTGTTTTTGttggtaagaaaaaaaaaaaagatattgacaTAGTGCCATCGTCTTggattttttatgatgaaaaaacagaCACAATCAAGTGCAAATTTATGCCTCCACCATACGATGTAAAGCGATCGGATACGTTATCAAAAATGGTACAGAATTGTGAACAACCGATAAATGATTGGccagtttattcagtagacatCCGAGGAAGAGCTCGTAAGTTGTGAAATTATTCGATTGATTAATTTCATCTCGAATTTATATACTCTgagaaaataagataaatagaaCAAAGGTATGTTTCTTGTGTTGGATTCATTTTTCTAACAacctcaattaaaaaaatatttctagcttaaaaaaacttttaatgtcAATGTCTAACATGATATTATgattactatattatttttagtgataaaaaatagttttcaatactgtaattattatttaaatgaaaaaaaactttttcgcaacaattacaaaaaaactcctttgttctaaaattctatttttttcagttatcattttttattgattttttttattaagtacatTATTCTAATATTCAGGAACGTTTGAAGAAGCTAATGAATTGGCTATCCAATTGGAATATAAGCCATTTGCTTATTCTACACAAAATGAAGAGACAGCTAAAGTAAAGGCTGCTAATgatgtgcatttttttaaaaatagaaaaacattcaGAGATGAATCTTTGAAGATGTTAAATGAAATCAACATCGATTTAGGTGAAAAAACACGTGTGAATAGAGgtaatttatgatgaaaatatagattttgttacttggaaaacatatatttgtaagTACGAAAAGgtgatgatatattttaaatttttagctcAGCCATCATCGCAAAAGTTACCAACAGAAGAAGATAAACAAGATAGATATTATTCTTCCACAGACTCAGACGAAGAACATTGTTACGATGCATCtagatcaaaaaaaaagaaaatcattaccagaaaaaatatcaaaagatctcGCATATCTTCGTCCAGTACATCTGattcgaatttaaaaattgatgaaaataatccaCAAACACCTAATGTAATGGAAAAGCTAGATAAGAATTGTCAACCAGTATTATTATGCTCGTCAACAAACCaacattcaattgaaaaaatcgaaggTGACCAATTTGGTAGGTATTGAAAGATGAATAGAAACcgcattattaattataattatcaacatTTGGGAAACGAAGTATATTCTTTTCTTATGTTACAGAAAAGTTATATCGTATGATTGATGCCCGCTTTAAgactttttcaaatgaaatatcggAGAAATTCACTAAACTCAATAGTCAATATAATTCATTATCTTTACAAATTGGACAGTtaagtggaaaaattattgagattcagcatcaattaacaaagaataatatcaataacaCAGATATTGAAGTCGATAGTGATGATGAAAATGCTGAAATAAAACTTCcatgtaaaacaaaaatagattttgatcagttcgatgaaaaacttgaaaaagataagaattttcaaaaaaaattcgtaagtattcatgtttaaaaaaagtttttattataatattaacgaTTTGAATACTTaccgaatattgaattatacgtTTAGGTTCGGAAATTACTTCAAAAAGTCAATAGACGCTTACCCATAACTAGGAATTTTGGCGAATTATTAAGATATTGTATATCTCGCGATGTAGGTCTCATGTTCGCTCCAGTTaagacttcaaaaaaaaaatcacatgtaTTCAAGGATACATGTctttttaaagttataaaaggttagtgaaattaatgttcaagtttcacaaaatgaatacaaataattaataaatattgtatttaatatttataattgtcctaaattaatgttttctttttagcgACGCtcagaaaagttttttcgaaaccAGGCGAAGATGTCCCAGACCAAAATATTCTTGATGCTATGGCTTCAGCTCTACATAATTGTAAAGACTGGGACGGTGGACGAACTGCTCGTTCCAAGAAACCTGCTGAAGCTAATAGTGAAATAGACAATGAGCATTTAGACTAGTATTTCAGATTAGTATTCttaattgcgtaacttttttatataaagtaaaatatacaTTATGTAGTTTATCCCGTGCATTATATTGTATTCTgaaagtttgatttaaaaaatagttctttattACTTATTGTATTTTAAGATTGTAATGACTATGaatgtattgtttgtaattgatatatctatatatattttaaaatacattatttttaatgttgccAATGAAATTCGGTTAATTTccctgaaaattttcaaatagggtAACAGTTAATTTTCCTTATGAGGTCCACATGCGGTATACATAATGATGCACGAATGAGGCAAGGCGTTATATACCCTTTGTGCGCCCTATGAGGCAGCATCATGAGGTCCCCACGAGGCAGTGTGGCTAGCCTCGTGAGGGCCCTAGCTGAACCCCTCCCAAAATTCTAGTCGGGTCCTTATCGGATTATGTCAACATAATATAGCTGATAATTTAGTTCGTGTAAATTTGGCTTAAGGATTAATtacaatgtgtttttttttctacaattccTCGCATAATAATTGGTTTGAATTAGATAAGTGGTCTAATATAATTATTACCTAAATAGATTCGttctacaatatatttttagtacATCATTTGGTGCGCAAATAAGAGGTTACGGTAGTTATGAAAATTGGTTTTGATATATTTCGTTCTTTCCAAATTTCTACTTTGTCACAAACAAGGTTAGAAACAACAGTTGAGGCAGTGGGTTCATGGACAAAACACCAAGAAGGGAATGTAGATTCGATAATTCTCAAATAAGaagaaagtgaaaaaacatataataaaaagaGTGTTACACGCGTTTACTGATTACGATGTggaatattaaatgaaatttccaaaaaatttgaattagttCATCCAAGTATTACAAGGTAGTTCAGTAATAAAAACTACgtcagaaaaaattaagaatatttgaaaCCAACAAAGGAGTAATATTAGATGAGGCATAAAGCAAGTTTCTGGAAACTGGCGAGTTATTATGGCCATATTAATGATATGGTCATATTTGCAGAGAACGAAGAAACGCTTAATCAGAAGTAGAGGGATGGACGAAATGAACAAAGCTACTAAGTATTGAGGGAAGAAATTACACGAAGAGCTACCATAAACGAGAATCGAAAGAAATGCGAGATAATTTTAGAcccgaagaaaaaaaaaactcaaaccTCAAGTCTTACTTCCGTAAGGATATGAAGGGgattaagtaagtaagtaaatatATGAGGTGGCAAAGTATAAATTCGAATAAAGAGTATATGAACATCGAATAACctattttcaaaactatcaaATGAATGTACCTACTATTTGAAGACAATATTCGAATTTACTTAAACGTAAAGTTTgctctaaatataaaatatataaataaaataaataaaatattgtcatGTGTCggcaaaataaaaacaagaaaaaaaaaaaaaaaacaaaaacgtgACCTAGGAAGGATTATCAGGTAGGGGATGATGTCTcgtggttttttttttcgaaagtaACAATACCTAACGCATTTGAACGAAAAAAATCTAGCTAAGTATTATAGTCTTGATATGGGGATATAGTTCCCAAAGGACGCGAATCCATAGTAATTCTGAATTCGCACCCTATATCTTAAACTCGGCAGCATcaacaaacaaatatattactacaaaaaaaaaaactacaaactaagtaaaaaaataagagTTGGTGGAAATATGTAGTAGCATGCAGCACCACACATACACAAAAGTAACTAATTTTATGTgaataacaaaactaaaattacgtaaacataaaaacaaatgcCGACAACGGGTTTTTAATTTCCCGAGCGGCGGAAATGTGGGCACGGCACGTGGTATTTTATAGTATACAAACATCCACTAAATAGGAAAAATTGTAgagaacaataataaaaattaaacactaCGAAATTGAAAGTTCTCGGTTGACTAGGGTCCGTAACAACGCGGCATCCCGCTAACAACAAGGCGCTATTTCTAAGAACATACACAACATCATACACGCATATTAAAATAGATCATTATCATCGGAAACTGCTCAATTTAAATTACAACAATGGCCCAGGCACCATGCGATGCTTGGTTAACATTTCTAAtctgaataataataataataatatccctgttttaaaaattgataaatttggtCATACAACATGGCAACAGGCCACCACAGTAGCGACTCTGTCCAGCTTCGCGTAGTCAAAcgttataatattaaaatatcaacatGTGAAATACAGTACAAAACTATGACGATAAATATcgtgaaaattttgacaactttaaaaaaataatacgagTAACAGACCAGCATCCGACCACTCCATTCAAAAATGCATCAACAAAAAGTGTTGGGAATGGCGGCTGGAGACCCTGCCCGGAGGAAATGTTTACAGGCCAATAGGAGGAACCTGAACGTAACGATAAATGTAGAGCCTGTAGTCCTTACTTGCCAATACAACCGAGCCATcgtccattagagcaacgtcgAAACATTGCGCATGTTTTACTTTACTTTCCAGAGCAGATACCAATTGTCCGTCTTGAGTGAAAATGGTCAAATTGAAATTGTTGTGATTATCGGCTATCAATATTTCTCCGTTCGCGTTTATTCCAACGCCGATAGGATAATTAGTAATACCTTCACCTCCGATTTGTCTCAAATAGACTCCTTCGTAACTGAATACTTTGACGCAATGCGCGCGGTTGTCACTTAtgaaaatttcttgtttatcGTTAACTACAACGCCGTTGGGGAATTCCAAATGTTTGGAACAACCGAATTTCTGGAGTACGGATCCAGTTTGATCGAATATAATTACTCTCATTACTTTACACTCGACGACAACAATACGTCCTTTATTGTCTACGGTTACACCTCGAGGATGTTGGAGGATGTTAGCTCCGAATTTTCTAACGAATTGACCGTACtgattataaatttgaatttggtGGGTAGGAGAACGTTCAGTTACGATTATATCTCCGGAAGTGCGTACTACCGCCACGCGATTTGGATACAATAATTGACCATCGCGTTTACCGCACTCGCCGAATTGGAATTTGAATCTACCTTCTTTGTCGAATATCTGGATTCTGTGATTGTTCGTATCGGCGACGATTATATCGTTTTGGGCATTGACTGCCACTCCACTTGGTTCGGTAAATTGTCCTTCCATAACTCCGAATTCTCCAAATTTACAAtgatatatcattttttgtctttttatttgAGATTTCGGTGGAAATATCGCTGTCGACATCAGTTTCGTAGTTAGATCTAACATAGAATCGTTGTGGGCGGAACTCGATAAGGAATACGGATCGGTAGTTCCGCTTTGGAAAATACTATCTGCGCCTCCATTCGACCATTTTTCGTACGGGTTGATACCGTTCAAATTCAAATCTCCGATTGTAGTTGAAAATGGACCCAAACTATTGGCACTGCTGAATCGTTTACTGATTATGTTCGATTCGAACGGAGAAGTGGATTGACTTGAAGTGGAGACGTTATATTGACAGTGCATACCTCCGTTTAAATTTACGGAACTACCATTTACGCTGCTTCCGCTTGAACTAGAGCTTCCTCCGCCGCCTGTAGGTCTAGCAATGGGTGGTTGTTTACTAGGACCGACTAATGATTCTGCGCTCGATCTTACATAACCAAATGTGTTTCTTACGCCCACTTGGATGGCTTGATAATTTGACACAAATTCTAATTCGCCTGCGGCCTGTACTGTTTGATCAATGTTATAATTTAAGAGACCTTGTAATTTAGCGTCTAACAATTTTCTAAACATAAGTATTTCAACAACGTTTGCACATTTATTCAGTCTCTCTACAAATTCGCAAGTTTTATATATCTGCTCACACGTTTCCTGGCCCTTTTGCGTAGCCACTCCCAACGAGATTTGTTTTGCGCTGAAAACGCTCTCTAATTCTTTAAGCAGttcttgttttctttcttctagCATAGACCTATAGAATAGGAAAGTGtcatttatttcgttttgaGCTTTATGATAATGTACTTGGAGGCGGCTGGAAACATGTTCAGCATTCTTAAGACTATTTCTGATATCGGTTGCTTTGCTTTTAGCTTCTGTTACAGCGTGTTGAATTGCTTCGATTTGTTTCGGTGCTGCTTCACTTATATGTTCGTAATCGTGAAGTCCAACGGGATGATCCAAATTTAAACATTCCTTGCAAATTGGTACTGCGCACGTACGACAATAATATTTAAGCAATTCGGATTTGTGACGTGGACAAATCATACTTTTTTCGGTGTTACTCATAATACTATTCGATAGCAGTCCGTTTTTTGTCTCTTCTTTGATCTCTTGCAGATTAACTACTCTGTGGCCTTCGAAACAGTGCATAAATTGATGTGCCATAACGCAATTCGAACACAAATAATTGACACAATCTACACAACGGGCAACTGCgtctaattttttatgtttacaaCCTGTGCAACGAACAGGAGCCAAATTAACTTCGTTACTATTGTCACCGTTGAATAGAAGGCTACTCAATATACCTTCAATGGATTCAGAATTGCAACGTGGACAGATGAGTTTATTCTTCTCCAGACAATTGTTGCAAAACGTGTGGAAACAGGACAGCAATTTAGGATCAGAGATTGGTTCTCTGCACTGTTGACAATGTAGTTCGGATGGGTCGCTGTCTCTATCTACCGAGT harbors:
- the LOC130900127 gene encoding uncharacterized protein LOC130900127; translation: MSTDNSTSNDDVSEVVADYKYRLVVFVGKKKKKDIDIVPSSWIFYDEKTDTIKCKFMPPPYDVKRSDTLSKMVQNCEQPINDWPVYSVDIRGRARTFEEANELAIQLEYKPFAYSTQNEETAKVKAANDVHFFKNRKTFRDESLKMLNEINIDLGEKTRVNRAQPSSQKLPTEEDKQDRYYSSTDSDEEHCYDASRSKKKKIITRKNIKRSRISSSSTSDSNLKIDENNPQTPNVMEKLDKNCQPVLLCSSTNQHSIEKIEGDQFEKLYRMIDARFKTFSNEISEKFTKLNSQYNSLSLQIGQLSGKIIEIQHQLTKNNINNTDIEVDSDDENAEIKLPCKTKIDFDQFDEKLEKDKNFQKKFVRKLLQKVNRRLPITRNFGELLRYCISRDVGLMFAPVKTSKKKSHVFKDTCLFKVIKATLRKVFSKPGEDVPDQNILDAMASALHNCKDWDGGRTARSKKPAEANSEIDNEHLD
- the LOC130900126 gene encoding brain tumor protein; its protein translation is MKMASPTPSLESIPRANSIGSFGDQHDYLSLSPLADSPLSISGSSPPVSDSVDRDSDPSELHCQQCREPISDPKLLSCFHTFCNNCLEKNKLICPRCNSESIEGILSSLLFNGDNSNEVNLAPVRCTGCKHKKLDAVARCVDCVNYLCSNCVMAHQFMHCFEGHRVVNLQEIKEETKNGLLSNSIMSNTEKSMICPRHKSELLKYYCRTCAVPICKECLNLDHPVGLHDYEHISEAAPKQIEAIQHAVTEAKSKATDIRNSLKNAEHVSSRLQVHYHKAQNEINDTFLFYRSMLEERKQELLKELESVFSAKQISLGVATQKGQETCEQIYKTCEFVERLNKCANVVEILMFRKLLDAKLQGLLNYNIDQTVQAAGELEFVSNYQAIQVGVRNTFGYVRSSAESLVGPSKQPPIARPTGGGGSSSSSGSSVNGSSVNLNGGMHCQYNVSTSSQSTSPFESNIISKRFSSANSLGPFSTTIGDLNLNGINPYEKWSNGGADSIFQSGTTDPYSLSSSAHNDSMLDLTTKLMSTAIFPPKSQIKRQKMIYHCKFGEFGVMEGQFTEPSGVAVNAQNDIIVADTNNHRIQIFDKEGRFKFQFGECGKRDGQLLYPNRVAVVRTSGDIIVTERSPTHQIQIYNQYGQFVRKFGANILQHPRGVTVDNKGRIVVVECKVMRVIIFDQTGSVLQKFGCSKHLEFPNGVVVNDKQEIFISDNRAHCVKVFSYEGVYLRQIGGEGITNYPIGVGINANGEILIADNHNNFNLTIFTQDGQLVSALESKVKHAQCFDVALMDDGSVVLASKDYRLYIYRYVQVPPIGL